A single genomic interval of Deltaproteobacteria bacterium harbors:
- a CDS encoding helix-turn-helix transcriptional regulator — protein sequence MSELAILRMRKGLTQKVMAEKMGIHVATLSLIERKRLVPSDDHRRKIVAAYGIEEADFFEASGLAK from the coding sequence ATGAGTGAACTTGCGATTTTGAGAATGCGAAAGGGTTTGACTCAGAAAGTGATGGCGGAAAAAATGGGTATCCATGTAGCCACATTGTCATTAATCGAACGGAAACGACTTGTTCCAAGTGATGACCATCGGCGAAAAATCGTAGCGGCCTATGGAATCGAGGAAGCTGATTTTTTCGAGGCGTCCGGTCTGGCGAAGTAG